Proteins from a genomic interval of Diaminobutyricimonas aerilata:
- a CDS encoding NAD(P)H-hydrate epimerase produces the protein MPAGYSADSVRAAEAPLLAAGVPLMRRAAAGLAHELRRELRSADDRVLVLVGGGDNGGDALFAAAELAADGVRVDAVAAAERMHPAGREAALAAGVRLRPAAPLGEVVALARAAAVVVDGLVGIGSDSPALRGVPRELVVALLPVVAAPAGPRVVAVDVPSGIHPDSGDVPDAAVLPADVTVTFGAVKAGLLRAPASALAGEVRLVEIGLDLAGVTPLVPAPPA, from the coding sequence ATGCCCGCCGGATACTCCGCCGACTCCGTACGCGCCGCCGAGGCCCCGCTGCTCGCCGCGGGGGTGCCGCTCATGCGCCGCGCCGCCGCGGGACTCGCGCACGAACTGCGCCGGGAATTGCGCTCCGCCGACGACCGGGTGCTCGTGCTCGTCGGCGGCGGGGACAACGGCGGCGACGCCCTCTTCGCCGCGGCGGAACTCGCGGCCGACGGGGTGCGCGTCGACGCCGTCGCCGCAGCGGAACGGATGCACCCGGCGGGCCGGGAGGCGGCGCTCGCCGCGGGGGTGCGGCTGCGGCCCGCCGCCCCGCTCGGCGAGGTCGTCGCGCTCGCCCGCGCGGCGGCCGTCGTGGTCGACGGGCTCGTCGGCATCGGTTCGGACTCCCCGGCGCTGCGCGGGGTGCCGCGGGAACTCGTCGTCGCCCTGCTGCCCGTGGTCGCGGCGCCTGCGGGCCCGCGTGTGGTCGCGGTCGACGTGCCGAGCGGCATCCACCCCGACTCGGGCGACGTGCCGGATGCGGCGGTGCTGCCCGCCGATGTCACGGTCACCTTCGGCGCGGTGAAGGCGGGCCTGCTGCGCGCGCCCGCGTCCGCCCTCGCGGGCGAGGTGCGCCTCGTCGAGATCGGGCTCGACCTCGCGGGCGTCACCCCGCTCGTGCCCGCCCCTCCCGCCTGA